The following is a genomic window from Mustela erminea isolate mMusErm1 chromosome 14, mMusErm1.Pri, whole genome shotgun sequence.
AatctaattatttgtttttcattgtttactAAGAACCttcaaaatactattatttatttatttatttattaaagatttacttatttatttgacagaccaagatcacaagtaggcagagaggcaggcagagagagagagtgaaggaagcaggctccctgctgagcagagagccggatgcggggctcgatcccaggaccctgggatcatgacctgagccgaaggcagaggctttaatccactgagccacccaggcgcccccaaatactATTATTTAAATGCCCACCCTTACCATTTGAATTATAGCCCTTCACAGATATTCCTTAGATGAATCACATGTAGCAAATGGTTACAATTATGTTACTCATACCCCCTTCATTTTAGTAATGCAAACATGCCACTCTCTAATATCATttgaattcatttacattttctacATTCCCTTTAACTTTTGAAGAACTAGAATTGAACTATATATAGTTAGAATAATTATACAGTGTAGTCCTCTAATGCATATGCAGAAACTTGGGGAAGTAATGATAGTTTTGCTGTTATTACCAAAGTGGTAATATAACATGATAACatgaaaaatttcattaaatattaaggaggggcacctgggtggctcagttggttaagcatttgactttggcttaggtcatgatctcagggtcctgggatttagccctaTGTtatgcttgtccctctgctcctccccctactcacgccctctttctcaaataaataaattatatatatgtaagtagATATATGAATATacgtgtatgtgtttgtgtatacacacatatatatagaaatatgtgtgtgtgtgtatatatatatatatgaaggaatatatataaaggaattaaaatagattttacctttattctttatcatttttttcttgcttgtaaCATTGAATGTATTTTCTAACTGCCATAAAGAAACATGGCCAAATTTAAATTCTTCCTATATAGTTGGTTCCTAATTTGATTCAATGACTATTGAATTTATCTAGTTTTATTTTGAgcttttttgtgttttccacattcTTTTGTAAACTGTTACCAAGTGAAGATTGGAGGTCTGAATTGTGTGTCATGTAGCCTTTCCTTTTTATAACTtggtctttttatttcatttctattcttgCCCCTTAAAGGACGACCATTGGTGCCCCTCcgaagctcagtcagttaagtgtgctgactattgatttcagttcaggtctgatctcaggatcatgggatcaattCCCATgtcagtttccctgctcagtgaggagtctgttcaGGATtgtctttccccctctgcccctccccctgcttgcactctctctaaaataaataaatctttaaaaaaaaaaaaatacgaacCATCAGATCTtaagttttataaataagaaGGTAAATAAATACTAGCCCAAACCCTGCTTCCCATACTGATTACTGCTGTggaaaattcttcttttcttaaagcaATCTTGTGTATATACTAATCTATAAAACTCTAGACTCATAAAAAGATCTGTTTAGGTAAGTAACATCACTGTGTGTGTCCTATTTTTGTGTTTAACTTTGATGTCACCATGATTATTGGAGATTCTTCCTTCATACCTGCAAAAGGAAACCTGTTTTCAAGGTAAATGATTTGAACTTAGGACAGaatgatggctttttttttttttccccaaatcaatTTTGGGGGAAATCATCTTAGGTTACTAAATAAATATAGTAATCACTAAATAAATATAGTAATCACTAATGCAAATATTTGTAATTTCAGCCTGATAGCGCCTATCAAGGTGGAGTCTTCTTTCTCACTGTACATTTTCCGACAGACTATCCTTTTAAGCCACcaaaggtattttcatttttgattgaTTTGACTCCTTGTCAGAGATTTTACTCTCCACCCCAAGATATGTACATGATGTCAAAGACTGTGGGTAGCTTAGCATGTTCAAACTATTCTGTAAAAtcactgaatttaaaatatgcttaCTCAAATATTGGACTATATCTGTAAAACAAAAGGCGGTATCTGTTATATGATAAATTAGCTtccttacctttttttcccctcctcattAGGTATATGTAGTTTGGGAAATTTTTTATGGTCAAGAATCACACTTTTGTATTCAAGggattatttttgagaaagttgACCCTATTTCTCAGTTCTTAAGTTGtgattcaacaaaaatttattgagtacctccAGTGTTCTGTTAACATTGgggaatacagaaataaatgtgaCACAGTCCCTTTATTAAGtatggtaagaaaaataaaaacatttccttattACATTAAATTTACACTGGATctgaagaggaaataaatgatggtGACATCAAGGAGGGAGAAGTTTATTAACAAATACTTCCactcagaataattattttagatttttaaaaacacctgattaacattatatatatgaaacaatgtAACAACAACTCTTGTGGAAAATTAGAATTCTTAGCAGATCCCTTAGGATAGGTAACAGGCTGAGGCTCCTCAACTTTCTTCTGGAACAGGGTCGgcatgctatttttaaattcattgtcATTTGTAGGTATCAATGATAATCAAATTAAGAAATGGATTACTTTGAGGGATGATGAAACCCATGGTTAATTACTCCAGGTACTACTCAGGCAGTCATACCAGctaatatagatttatttattatattccaAAATACTTCTCAGTTCCAGGGGGCCAAGGGGAAACTGACTATTTGCTTTCACACTCCCATTAGCTAAAACTATGTGCACAAAGTAGATGCTCAGTTTGTTGCTGAATTTCTCCTCTAAGGTCATGTAAAGTTGAGGACATTTTACAGAttggttctgttttgttcatAGTTTGTGGGTTGTCACatttttgtttcgttttatttATAGATTGCTTTCACAACAAAAATTTACCATCCAAACATAAACAGTAATGGAAGTATTTGTCTTGATATCCTGAGGTCGCAATGGTCACCAGCTCTGACTGTAtcaaaaggtaattttatttacCAGATTTATAACTATTGATAACAGTGAGACAAGAAAAATACAGCAGAACTATCTAAGgactaaagttttaaaaaaaatacgatTTACTGTTTTCTCCTGCTTtgattttgctttgctttcataGCTCTTCTActacttttttgcttttgtcagtGTGATGTGGTTAATGGTcaaatcttaataataaaatgagacaaatttAAATATGTTAGAACTAGAAATTTGGTTGAGCCTACTGACATTTTACCCCTTTAGTTTGGgctttaaagagagagacagagtgaaaaTCAGATTTTAGGATCAGTTGTGCCATTTATTAAATAGTATTGTTAATGTAATGAGTAAAGCTTTACATCTCTTACTTCATCTAAGAAGACATATTTCACACTTTAGAATAATGCAGTATATTTATTAGGATGTTAGTCTAAACTTTTAATAACCAGTAGCATTATTTATGACTGATAACATAATCCATGTGGATTCTCAGCTTTAACAGATACATACTTTTTTCTTGCTCAATTATCAGGTGTGTATATAGACCTTCTAGTACCTAGCCAATAGTTTCTGCTGTGCTAGCGCTCTTAATTCATGTCTTCTTTCTCCAGCAGAAGAGAACCCAACCAtcagaaaatactgttttgagTTAGAAGCTTCTGCCCCTGAAGTAATTTGGtagttttccctttttataaaatttaagaaaactatttCTCTTGAAGGATTCAGGGGAGGAATGAGTctgtgctcttttaaaaaaatctttttaataaatgctacCTGCAtgtttaacttgtttttaaaagtgattaGGTTTATAGTAAGCAGGGTCCACAgcaataatatttcaaatattaggTAAGTAGTAGCCCTTCACATCAGCTAGTTATTATGAATGGCAGTTTTTCTGACCTAAAATGTTTGTATAAAATGTTCATGTTGATTCTAGTGTCTCCTTAAAAATCACATAGTATAACTGTTATGTACTAGATGCAAGAAAGTTTTTGTGTCACAGGATTATTCGAATTAATACACTCTTTCCtggaatggaaatggaaatgtaatTGATTTGGTGTAAGTGGTTAAGTACTTACACATACAAAAGAAATGGCAGACTGCCAGATATTGAGCACTAATTTTCTAACATCGGtagctttttataaatattaattagttTTCTTGGCTTCTGGAAACTGCCCTTGAAGAAGAATTTCAAGTAGCCTCACtgtcctcatatgtaaaatgaggattataaGAGTATTACCATGTAAGGTCACTATGCATCTGGCACATAGAAGACATTCGACTGAATGTTAACTATTACtacctttttctttatcttaaaacATTTGATTTGTGTACATTGTAGTGAAATCAGGGCACATTGCTCTTGGCAGCAGGAGTGGGAAATGAGGAACTTCCCTCTTGCCTTATTTTATAAGGTAGCTTATACTTTGCTTATTTgtacattttctacttttttatattttaaatgtcttattttgctttctaTTGTGAGTTTAGTCTGGAAACTCTGGAGATGTGAGCTTAGATAATCTACCCTACTAGTTTAATATAAAAGGCTTAAAATTTCAGTAGGCAGATggaagataaagaagatgaataaaatactaatttttttcattagccCTTAGCAGCTccctttctgtattatttaagaaattaacacTGCTTTATAAATTTGCTTGTGGATTTGTAAGAGTAGGAAAAGATAAAGGAACATAGTAGAACATCTTGAAATGTTCTTCCAAAGATTCCTCGTACACCCTCAGAAGTCCTGGCATGCAATCATAACAGACAAATCAGGAACCAGAGTCcttgttccttcctttttcagaTACTTACATTGTTTTTAAGAAGGGAGCtatttgaattagtattttgatGTGGGAAGAAACAactacttttataattttcacttatattttaaaacatacaagcTATGTATTGATAATtgttcacattatttttaaatgagtgtgATACAAATAATGTACATGGAATAAAAGATTCATtgaaaaaaacctgacaaatatttcttctttgtaggCAAACTAGCACGAAGCCAAAGTAAAAAAAGTGCATAAACATGAGTCCAAAATGGTTTGGACTGTTTTAACTGCAATTTGTTTGCTGTACTTTGAATTGATTAAAACATAGATTttctgcattaaaataaaataaaaaatggatggtttccttttaaagtacaaaagtgtctttaaaaaatagctagggttgcctgggtggctcagttggttaagtatctgccttcggttcagatcatgatcctaggcaGGGTCCTAAgtttgagtccctcattgggctccttgctcagcagggagcctgcctctccctctgcctattgctcccctgcttgtgtgctgttTTCCTCATAtcagtaaataagatctttaaaaaaaatacctaaagtTAGGATGCTGttctaaaaatgttttgattAGGTACCGTATTTGGTAAATGTATGTAttacctaaaattatttttatagagaaCTTTTCAGATTAAATGTTTAGTTACTTTATAAgtgcacattttttaaataagtagaaattcaaataaaatttaaaacttcaaaagtTATAGTGATTTTGTATTATATACATTGTATGCTAATTTTAtactttctaattaaaaattataaatatttgcttctaAGCTAAGTTAGTCTAAAAAGTAATTTAACATGctcatttgattttgttttctttataagttCATTGTCTATATTCAGTAAAAGTGTTTTCATATGTGTAATTGTTATAAAGCAGGAAGATCATTATCTGATGTGATGTTCTTTTTTCAATCTAGTTTTATTGTCCATATGTTCTCTACTTTGTGATCCTAATCCAGATGACCCCTTAGTACCAGATATTGCACAAATCtataaatcagacaaagaaaagTAAGTGTTTACTTATATTAGTTTCTGCCTGGGTGTATTTCTGTGTGGTCTGCCAAAACACAAGTATTATCAATATATTTAAGTACATTTAATTGTGTTAATTGTACTAAGTTTGCCTATCTTTATTAGTCTTTTTACAAACTTGTACTAAGTTTGCCTATCTTTATTAGTCTTTTTACAAGAGATATTATTCCTTCCCATACAGTGTTTAGTCCTTTACTATTTAATAGTAACATGTTCTGCATTTGTGTAATATGTCTGTTTTTTGACAGGAGAGAACCATATATATAGTTCTGGgtagtaaatttaaaattaaagaatttgataGTTGGAAAGGcttgaatatttttctcccagGAAGAGAAgttatccctaaccccctccaaACTGACCCAATTTTCAAGCTGTTTCATCTTGCTGGAACCATtgattcatttgtattttataggTGATGCCCATTCAGGGTTGGCTTTTATAGACTTTGTTAgaaattgatttcttattttgttgtttataatttAGGCATGTTTCTGTATTGGTTGTAGAGAAATCCATCAGTTAAAAAATCacttggtttctattttatttaatatatgagCCTAAGTCACATTGACTCAATAATTGGCTTATGAATTATTACTGCAATTAAGTGTAAAAAGGTAGAGTGTACAGTTTTATATAAATAGTTCTTCTAAAAGattcattttatctgtttttatgatATCCCTTTTGTATACCTACAGATACAACAGACATGCAAGAGAATGGACTCAGAAATATGCAATGTAAAGtcaaaaaaaatttcatatatacCAGAGTACTGTAAAATCTAGGTTTTTTTCAACATTAGCAGTAAATTGAGCACTGTTTACTGTTTCATTGTATCATGAAATCCTTTGATTTTTACccattttacatgtatttctgAAGCAAGACAAAACAAACTTCCAAAAATACCCTTCAGACTGTGATGAGAGCATTTGTCATTTTGTATGCATTGAGAAAGACATTTATTATGGTTTTTAAGATACTTGGACATCTGCATCTTCAGCTTACAAGATCTGCAATGCATCTGAAAAGCaaccaaattattttttgctGAAACTAAATGTTTTTACATGAGAAATGCTGTATGTGTTGTCTAAGATGTCATCAGTTTTATAAATCTGTATTCATATTCATTCTTTGTTAGCTCactttataatttgtatttttttactgtatagactaaatatattctatttacaTGTATGTCAACTCATTACCTTTTTCCTGTGAACAGTATTGAAAAAACCCAACAGCTGgtaattaaatgaattaactgTCTGTCTCCCTTGTCTTAGGGTAATCGGTAGATTGATCGCAGATTTCTTAAACCTGAAAGGATCTTTACACTGTAATTCTCAGTATCCTGATTATGGAGAAAcacttgttttgattttgttatacTTGACTTAACTTTATTGCAATGTGAATTAATTGCACTGCTAAGTAGGAAGATGTGTAACTTTTATTTGTTGCTACTCACATTTGAGTTTTTCTTCTGTATAGGCAATGTTATATTGACACCTTTTACAGATATTAATGTAgctttttccatataaataaaatgctttttctactaTTTGTCTtgattacttaaagaaataaattatctaTAAGTAAGgatcaaaactataaaattttgcATGCAAATTAATTCCAAATTGTGCAAATGAGGTCtattgtatttgaaattttattgctTTAGGTTTGTATTTGTTTGCCATATTATTAGTCTAGAGGATGGAACACGTTGGACCCTTGTTATAGAAGACAATTTAGAATAAGTTGGGGTTTGTCTTGGATCACATTTTAAGTGAATCATTTACTAAGGTACTGTGATGAATATAAGGCAGTGTCACCCACACTGGAGAAAGTATTGACCTGAAAAAtagtttaattattaaaatgcCCCTCTAGGTAGAATGGACattgtaatttcttaaaattttaaaatctagaatttttaaaatagtagttTAGTGCCATCACAGTTTGAAAGAAGACATCCATTTTTTACTATAGATGTTataaagaatattctaaaatgatgctttcttctgtttttataaatttccagTTAAAAGTGGCTTAAATAAGCAGGTTATCTTTGCAGATTTTAAAGAAAGCTAGAAAGTTCTAATGTTCTgacttggaaaaaaatacatttctaattatttagcATGCTTACCAAACTTTGAGTGAGTGTCATTTTTAAGAAGAGTTGTAGCTCTTTGGATTATTGCAGTAGCTGTCTAAGTGTGCAAAAATCTGTGATGGATGTAGTCATTAGTAAAGCATTTAAATCACTTAAGTATTTTACCATGGATCATTATTATTAAAGCACAAAATAACCCATTGTTAGAACATGTGTTTTTATAAATgagtgtaaaaatatttaaataaattgtgaaaTGGATGTTTAAGAAAATATAGGTTTAAAAAGTAACTATATTAAGTAATGTCTTGAAACAAACATATCATGAAAAACACTGCTTTACTAGGTATATGATTATAAGCTACATTCACCCAGAATTTGAACACTCAAGTTCAttagatttaaatatttagtatattttgatagtaaaggattttgtttcttgaatatctttcactttttttaaaactttgatttgtgtgacatttatttttggaagtgtcttttttttcctttattaaaagttTTGAAACTCACCTAATTCTTGTTTGCCTTTGCTTACACCTGAATTGTGTGACCAGACTCCAGAGGAGTGAGCACAAGTtctcatattaaataaaaaccttaagaaTTCTGTGGTGACATAATGATGGGCCAAGTCACCATTTTAGCTCTGTCATTTTTGCTTAATTCTGAGAAGGATATGTCACTTACCTTTTACAACTGCAAGTCCGAAGTCAAGGGCCTTCCTCCATAAAGTAACCATTGATTTAGGGATCcttagaatgagaaaaacaggTAGTCTTTTGGACTTTTGGATAGTACCTCTTGAAGTCTTGGGTATTTCAAGACAGTTAAAAATGATATTCAAGTTGAATTCTGGGCACTTGTAAATGTCACATACAGTAAGTCAGAGATACAGGTTGTAAGGGCAGCCTCACCCTCATCTCCCATATTTGTGTATGATTCCTGAAGTACAGACTTTCTACTTGCCTATGTAAAGcatttataattattcatttttgatTTAAGTTGTCCCTCTCATCCCCTTTTCCTTAAACTGTTtagggaaaatttaaaatttactttgtatATCAACTGCCTGTCAGTTGCAAAGGATCATAAGGTATCACATGAGAAATACAGAGCACAAGGGCAACCTAGGACTTAATATTCAAAAGcgtaacttttcaaaaaaaattgataaaaataccacgtgtagtttttcatttcttttatttattccatgATCAGTTTGTACACGATTCAGCCATTGATGTTTTGCGGGATCTTGCATTCATAGTTCTGTATTTGGGGGGAATTAATTTTCCTCTCAGATTAAAAGAGATTCTTGGTTATGAAACTATTTATATCATGTTTATTTGTTGGTAATCAATTTGAACTGGACTCAAAGTTTTGAGTTCTGCTGTAGAATCATCAGTCCTGTTACGAGGACCAGCCATGGAAAATGTGATCAATACTTTAGCCAAGGCCATATAAATAGAGCTTCAGTGTATTCAAATTGTTGGATTTGGTCTGTGAAAATACTACATTACTGTTTAGTTTTTTAGTTTAAATCTTCTAAGTGAAtgtaatcaataaaataataacaaacctGAACTTCAGAAGTTCAGTTTTATTACTCATCAACTGTAAGCTAggactttcaattttatttcctttaaacagGGGCTTAAATGCAATTCGTTAGCCCTAAGGTATAATGCACATCATTTGTGGAagtcctcattttttaaatatgcttctCTTACTGTTCTACAGATAAGAAAAGATTTATCTAATTTCACTTGTAAAAATTGCTATGTGTGGATAGTtattcctacttctttttttttttttccccctgtactGAATGATGTCGGTACACTCTTCTTAAACAATTCGCATGCTTTCACCAGGAGTTTTTTCAGTAATAGTGCCAATTAAAAATTTGTGGACAGCTGGTATTTTTTGGTTGTAGAAATAATCTGTAATGTAAAAGTATGTTCATGACAACTTAATAGCATTACATCTCTTATTTGTATTATATTGCATTGTCCTGTTATATGTAAGAAGGTGGTTTTAAATTGTTCATAAATTGAATGAATAGAAGGAGGGAATATTCACCTAAAATATTAGCACTTGGAAGGATTTTTGTATAATAGGATATAGTTCTTTAAAAGCTTACTTTAGCACTCTTGCTTTCTACTGTAGAAGAAGGGATGTGTCTTTCTTACCTCAGGAGGACATAAgttgcttttattatgttgacaAATATGTAAGATCTGAGCTATGCTTTCCCCATATAATTTGTTTCTGTGACGATCTCTTTACTTCCAAAGATCACTCTGAAATAGAGTATTGTAAACTCTTAATATACATATTGTGGGGTACGGTTGTGACACCACTTGTGTTGACTCTTCTAAcctactaatttttttatttttttattttttgttgtgttatgttagtcgccattgaggacatcattagttttgatgtagtgttccaagattcattgtttacatataacacccagtactccatgcaatccatgccctccttaatacccatcactgggctcacctatcccctcctccccatcccctctaaaaccctcagtttatttcttgagtccacagtctctcatggttcatcttcctctctgattctcctcttcccttttcccttccttctcctaatgtcctccatgctattccttatgttccataagtaagtgaaaccatatgataattgactttctctgcttgactttttcactcagcatgatcttgAGTCTCGTCCACgatgatgcaaaagttgggtattcatcctttctgatgactgagtaatattctattgtatacatggaccacatctttatccatttgtctgttaaagggcatctcttctctttccacagtttggctattgtagacattgctgctaccAACTTTGggatgcatatggcccttcttttcactacatctgtatctttgggttaaatacccagtagtgcaattgccaggtcataacatagctctatttttaagtttctgaggaaCCTCAACActcttctaaagtggctgcaccaacttgcatcctaTCAACACTGTAAGagcatttccctttctccacatactctctgacatttgttgtttcttgccttgttttttgccattgtaactggtataaggtgctatctcattgtgattttgatttgaatttccctcatggctaatgatgataaacgttttttcatgtgtctgttagtcatttgtatgtcttcattggagaagtgtctgttcatgtcttctgctcatgttttgacttaattatttgttttttgggtgttgagtttgagaagttctttatagatcttggctatcagccctttgtctgtagtgtcatttgtgaatatcttctcccattctgtgggttgcctctttgttttgttgactgttaactttgctgtgcagaagcttttgatcttgatgaagtcccaaaagttcatttttgcttttgtttccattgcctttggagacgtgtcttgaaagaagttgctgtggctgaggttactgcctatgttctcctctaggattttgatggattcatgtctcacattgaggtctttcatccatttagagtttatctttgtgtacggtataagagaatggttgagtttcattcttctgtatgtagctgtccagttttcatagcacaatttattgaagagaattttaTCCCTTGGATaattttccctgctttgttgaagattatttgaccatagcattgagggtccatatatgggttctcttctctgttccactggtctatggtgtctgtttctgtgtcagtAACGTGCTGTTGTGGTGATCACAGCTCTGTAATAAACCTTGAAATCGGGCAAcctgatgcccccagttttgttgttctttttcaacatttccttggtgattcagggtcttttatgattccatgcaaattttccaacactttgaaaaatgccagtggcaTTTTGATTGgtatggtgttgaaagtatagattgctctgggcagcatagacattttaacaatatttattcttctgacccatgatcatggaatgttttttctatttttttgtgtcttcttcaatttccttcatgagtgttctgtagttcctagagtatagatcctttacctctttggttaggtttatttcaatgtatcttatagtttttggtgctattgtaaagggaattgattctctaatttctcattCTGCAGTTTCATTGAAACTGAAAAAAGCCGCATTTGAAGAAAGccgctgatttctgtgcattgattttttttctccttccacattactgaattgccatatgagttctagtaatttggggctagaatcttttgggtttcccacattaAGTATCATGTGCATCATTTGCAGATGTGCAAAGAGAGAAttggaaaaaattcttttttgccaattcgaataccttttatttgttgttgttgttgtctgatttgctgttgctaggacttctagtactatgttgaacaatagtggtgagagtgggcatccttgtcatattcctgatcttaaaggaaaggctgtcagcttttccccattgagaatgatattcgttaTGAGTTTTCATGGATGGATATTATggaattgaggaatgttccctctatccctataatctgaagttttaatcaagaaaggatcttgtattttatcaaagactttttctgcatcaattgagagggccatgtggttctctcttctcttactaaAAGAATcaatcacgttgattgatttgcagatgttgaaccaccttgcatcccagggataaatgcCACCTTGTCAAGgtggtaatctttttaatgtactgttggatcctgttggctaggatcttgttgagagtcatggcattcatattcatcagagatattggtctgaaattctcctttttgatggcgtctttgcctggtttggggatcagggtaattctggtctcacagaaagaatctggaagttttccttctgtttctattttttgaaactgtTTCAGAAGagtagatattatttctttgaatgtttggttgaattccccagagaatccatcaggtcctggactcttgttttttgggagattttgatcactgcttcaatctcattagttattggtctattcagattgtcaatttcttcctatttcagtcttggaagtttataggtttctaggaatgcatccatttcttctaggttccttaagttattggcatataacttgataataatttctgattattgtttctatttccttggtgttagttatgaCCTCTCCCcttcataattttattca
Proteins encoded in this region:
- the UBE2D1 gene encoding ubiquitin-conjugating enzyme E2 D1 isoform X2; the protein is MLVSLEKQLTLSIFALLQELSDLQRDPPAHCSAGPVGDDLFHWQATIMGPPDSAYQGGVFFLTVHFPTDYPFKPPKIAFTTKIYHPNINSNGSICLDILRSQWSPALTVSKVLLSICSLLCDPNPDDPLVPDIAQIYKSDKEKYNRHAREWTQKYAM
- the UBE2D1 gene encoding ubiquitin-conjugating enzyme E2 D1 isoform X1, whose translation is MLVSLEKQLTLSIFALLQELSDLQRDPPAHCSAGPVGDDLFHWQATIMGPPDSAYQGGVFFLTVHFPTDYPFKPPKIAFTTKIYHPNINSNGSICLDILRSQWSPALTVSKVLLSICSLLCDPNPDDPLVPDIAQIYKSDKENIPTDTTDMQENGLRNMQCKVKKNFIYTRVL